The following proteins are co-located in the Streptomyces bottropensis ATCC 25435 genome:
- a CDS encoding glucose 1-dehydrogenase has translation MTSSGNGLLADKVALITGASSGIGAAAARVFAREGARVLLVARRERQLADLVDALQSEGHKARYAVADVAHGAEVAEAVRAAVEHFGRLDVAFNNAGYGVEQTPLHLMDDETYDRIMDTNVRGVWNCLRHEITAMLETGGGSIVNTSSVGGLVATPVAAPYVTSKHAVVGLTRAAAAEYAGQGIRVNAVAPGTTRSEMVDDWFRDNPGVEPMLHQLTPQSRTAEPEEIAEAAAWLCSDRSSFATGVILPVDGGFTIL, from the coding sequence ATGACATCTTCAGGGAACGGACTTCTCGCCGACAAGGTGGCGCTCATCACGGGTGCGAGCAGCGGCATCGGTGCCGCCGCCGCCCGGGTCTTCGCACGTGAAGGCGCCCGTGTGCTGCTCGTCGCCCGACGGGAGAGACAACTGGCCGACCTGGTCGACGCCTTGCAGTCCGAGGGACACAAGGCCCGCTACGCGGTCGCCGACGTGGCGCACGGCGCCGAGGTGGCGGAGGCGGTACGGGCTGCCGTCGAGCACTTCGGGCGGCTGGACGTGGCCTTCAACAACGCCGGATACGGAGTGGAGCAGACCCCGCTCCATCTGATGGACGACGAGACATACGACCGGATCATGGACACGAACGTCCGCGGCGTCTGGAACTGCCTGCGCCACGAGATCACCGCGATGCTGGAGACGGGCGGCGGCTCCATCGTCAACACGAGCAGCGTGGGCGGCCTGGTGGCGACGCCGGTCGCGGCGCCGTACGTCACGTCCAAGCACGCGGTCGTCGGTCTGACCCGGGCGGCGGCCGCCGAGTACGCCGGCCAGGGGATCCGGGTCAACGCGGTGGCTCCGGGGACGACGCGCAGCGAGATGGTGGACGACTGGTTCCGCGACAACCCGGGCGTGGAGCCGATGCTCCATCAGCTCACCCCGCAGTCGCGCACGGCGGAGCCCGAGGAGATAGCCGAGGCGGCCGCCTGGCTGTGCAGCGACCGCTCCTCGTTCGCCACCGGTGTGATCCTGCCGGTGGACGGCGGGTTCACGATCCTCTGA
- a CDS encoding ScbA/BarX family gamma-butyrolactone biosynthesis protein, protein MLENDVELEAPLPLLDRPNSSDSSSRIFIPAQRGQQPRFTTTVPKEYVHRAAVAEVLLTGWQRLDDTRFVASAQWPRAHSYFTSSCGEHYDPTLVAETIRQVGTLLSHAEFGVPLNSHFILNGLEYTCDPEQLKIFGTPAELSLSITTANVRHRGGQLAGVDFHVEIMRDGRPVGSGVAKASMLRPQVYSRIRGERLTPDARTQTPLAEPVEPALVDRRYAPDVVLAPGDAPGRWLLRADQRHPILFEHPNDHIPGMVLLEAARQVTRVLVPGSTAISTENSFERYVEFDTPCLIEAEECESTDPAVRVVSVRAVQDGRTAFTSTIVLAVPTA, encoded by the coding sequence ATGCTTGAGAACGACGTGGAACTGGAAGCCCCGCTTCCGCTGCTCGACCGGCCCAACAGCTCCGATTCCAGCTCCAGGATCTTCATCCCGGCACAGAGAGGGCAGCAGCCCAGGTTCACCACCACGGTGCCCAAGGAGTACGTCCACCGCGCCGCCGTGGCCGAGGTGCTGCTGACGGGGTGGCAGCGCCTGGACGACACCCGCTTCGTGGCCTCCGCGCAATGGCCGCGCGCCCACAGCTACTTCACGTCCTCATGCGGGGAGCACTACGACCCGACGCTGGTCGCGGAGACCATCCGCCAGGTCGGCACCCTGCTCTCGCACGCCGAGTTCGGTGTTCCGCTCAACAGCCACTTCATCCTGAACGGCCTCGAATACACCTGTGACCCCGAGCAGTTGAAGATATTCGGGACGCCGGCCGAGCTGTCGCTGTCCATCACCACCGCGAACGTCCGGCACAGGGGCGGGCAGTTGGCCGGGGTGGACTTCCACGTCGAGATCATGCGCGACGGCCGGCCGGTGGGCTCGGGCGTGGCGAAGGCCAGCATGCTCCGGCCGCAGGTCTACAGCCGGATCCGCGGCGAGCGGCTGACGCCGGACGCCCGGACGCAGACGCCGCTGGCCGAACCGGTCGAGCCCGCGCTGGTCGACCGCCGTTACGCCCCGGACGTGGTGCTCGCCCCGGGGGACGCTCCGGGCCGGTGGCTCCTGCGGGCGGACCAGCGTCACCCCATCCTCTTCGAGCACCCCAACGACCACATCCCCGGGATGGTGCTGCTGGAGGCCGCCCGGCAGGTCACGCGGGTCCTCGTCCCCGGCAGCACGGCCATCTCCACCGAGAACTCCTTCGAGCGGTACGTGGAGTTCGACACGCCCTGCCTGATCGAGGCGGAGGAGTGCGAGTCGACCGATCCGGCGGTCAGGGTCGTGTCCGTGCGGGCCGTACAGGACGGTCGTACGGCGTTCACCAGCACCATCGTCCTTGCGGTGCCCACCGCGTAG
- a CDS encoding ScbR family autoregulator-binding transcription factor, with product MAQQARAVETRRLILQGAALVFDEMGYDAASIKEILSRVSVTKGALYFHFPSKEDLARGVLEEQTLHLHVSPQTSKLQEVIDLTMAVAHALPNDAMLRAGSRLALERGSIDFASDSPFLSWAKVCEQLLEQARRDGEVLPHVDCHETAELIVGSFTGIQAFSQISSALLDLETRVSAMWKHILPSVAIPAALARLDTAPDRGARLQQAQQAQQAAAV from the coding sequence ATGGCACAGCAGGCGCGAGCAGTGGAGACGAGGCGGCTCATCCTGCAGGGCGCGGCGTTGGTCTTCGACGAGATGGGCTACGACGCGGCGTCGATCAAGGAGATCCTGTCCAGGGTGTCGGTGACCAAGGGCGCCCTTTACTTCCACTTCCCGTCCAAGGAGGACCTGGCGCGCGGCGTGCTGGAGGAGCAGACGCTCCATCTGCACGTGTCACCCCAGACGTCCAAGTTGCAGGAGGTGATCGACCTGACCATGGCCGTCGCCCACGCACTGCCGAACGACGCGATGCTGCGCGCCGGGAGCCGTCTGGCGCTGGAGCGCGGGTCCATCGACTTCGCGTCGGACAGCCCCTTCCTGTCCTGGGCGAAGGTGTGCGAGCAACTGCTGGAGCAGGCCAGGCGCGACGGCGAGGTGCTGCCGCACGTCGACTGCCATGAGACGGCGGAGCTGATCGTCGGATCCTTCACCGGGATCCAGGCGTTCTCCCAGATCAGCTCGGCCCTGCTGGATCTGGAGACGCGGGTGTCGGCGATGTGGAAGCACATCCTGCCGTCCGTCGCCATCCCGGCCGCCCTCGCCCGCCTCGACACGGCCCCCGACCGCGGCGCCCGCCTGCAACAGGCACAGCAGGCACAGCAGGCAGCCGCCGTGTAG
- a CDS encoding ScbR family autoregulator-binding transcription factor — translation MPRQERAERTREQIVRAAAVCFDTKGFGTTSLSDIVETAKVSKGALYFHFTSKEKLAQAVAARSSADWRIILRAARAPGGPVLQVLIDTTHGLAHRIRHDVVFRAGLRLCDERRPGGSGHPGAYPSWRRAVALVLARAGRRGELLPGLDPRQAARMLTAATAGVEMLSRQDRSWLAAATVTGVWESLLPALVPPERIGDLRPSGRPTLPAPRGPSPRGAGPRERGRPGERAGAPGRAGVG, via the coding sequence ATGCCACGCCAAGAGCGAGCCGAACGCACGCGCGAGCAGATCGTCCGGGCCGCGGCCGTGTGCTTCGACACGAAGGGCTTCGGGACGACGAGCCTGAGCGACATCGTGGAGACGGCCAAGGTCTCCAAGGGGGCCCTGTACTTCCACTTCACCTCGAAGGAGAAGCTGGCCCAGGCCGTCGCGGCGCGGTCGAGCGCGGATTGGCGGATCATCCTCCGGGCGGCCAGGGCACCCGGCGGTCCGGTGCTGCAGGTGCTGATCGACACGACGCACGGCCTGGCCCACCGGATCAGGCACGACGTCGTGTTCCGGGCGGGTCTGCGGCTCTGCGACGAGCGCCGGCCCGGTGGGAGCGGCCACCCCGGCGCGTACCCGAGTTGGCGGCGGGCCGTGGCGCTCGTGCTCGCCCGGGCCGGCCGCCGGGGCGAATTGCTGCCCGGTCTGGACCCGCGGCAGGCCGCCCGCATGCTCACGGCGGCCACCGCCGGCGTCGAGATGCTCTCCCGCCAGGACCGGAGCTGGCTGGCCGCGGCGACCGTCACCGGCGTATGGGAGTCCCTGCTGCCCGCCCTCGTGCCGCCGGAGCGGATCGGCGACCTGCGCCCCTCCGGGCGACCCACGCTCCCGGCCCCGCGCGGGCCGTCACCACGGGGCGCCGGACCGAGAGAGCGCGGGCGCCCGGGGGAACGGGCCGGCGCGCCGGGGCGGGCCGGCGTGGGCTGA
- a CDS encoding IS701 family transposase, with protein MEGVESDDLAQTWGDVADDFVTEFCRRMLASLKRRDQRTRGEWYVSGLLSVPGRKSMRALAAVTDHGAAEQSLHHFISDSSWAWAPVRQALARHLDRVLLPQAWVIGSMAIPKAGAHSVGVEESFRFDLGRVVNSQQAYGVSLANEQLSVPVNWGLNLPAEWLENAERRRRARIPDDATAMSVEAGAVHTAAELADAAWGLRRRPVVLDARTLDSPALLEEITRRGIPFVMRVDGATRVLGFDPGQSGSGKQLFQARQLVERGKKLSKPVCWVDPEYSITRSVLVSGTRVTMPAARRPGMPAQPDQALTLVGGWPMQKGGSPELWLSNLVDVPPAALLRLGRLTRRASKDFSEVSTRVGMRDFEGRSYAGWHRHVTLCSVAHAILVLSSARRQRPGVSHELSA; from the coding sequence ATGGAAGGCGTGGAGAGCGATGACCTGGCGCAGACCTGGGGAGACGTCGCGGACGACTTCGTCACCGAGTTCTGCCGGCGGATGCTGGCCTCACTGAAGCGACGTGACCAGCGCACCAGGGGTGAGTGGTACGTCTCCGGACTGCTGTCCGTGCCGGGCCGCAAGTCCATGCGCGCCCTGGCCGCCGTGACCGACCACGGCGCCGCCGAACAGAGTCTGCACCACTTCATCAGTGACTCCTCCTGGGCGTGGGCACCCGTACGGCAAGCGCTCGCCCGCCATCTGGACCGGGTCCTGCTGCCGCAGGCGTGGGTGATCGGCTCCATGGCCATCCCCAAGGCCGGGGCGCACTCCGTCGGGGTCGAGGAGTCCTTCCGCTTCGACCTCGGACGGGTCGTCAACAGCCAGCAGGCCTACGGGGTCTCCCTGGCCAACGAGCAGTTGAGCGTGCCCGTCAACTGGGGCCTCAATCTGCCCGCGGAGTGGCTGGAGAACGCGGAGCGCAGACGGCGGGCCCGGATCCCGGACGACGCCACGGCCATGAGCGTGGAGGCGGGCGCGGTGCACACCGCGGCCGAACTCGCCGACGCGGCCTGGGGGTTACGGCGTCGGCCGGTCGTCCTGGACGCCCGCACCCTGGACTCCCCCGCCCTGCTGGAGGAGATCACGCGCCGCGGAATCCCGTTCGTCATGCGTGTCGACGGGGCGACCCGGGTGCTCGGCTTCGATCCCGGTCAGTCCGGTTCGGGGAAACAGCTGTTCCAGGCACGGCAGTTGGTCGAGCGGGGCAAGAAGCTGTCCAAGCCGGTCTGCTGGGTCGACCCGGAGTACTCGATAACCCGGTCGGTTCTGGTGAGCGGTACCAGGGTGACCATGCCGGCGGCCCGCAGGCCGGGCATGCCCGCACAACCCGACCAGGCGCTGACACTCGTCGGCGGATGGCCGATGCAGAAGGGCGGATCGCCCGAGCTCTGGCTGTCCAATCTGGTGGACGTGCCGCCTGCCGCGCTGCTGCGCCTGGGACGGCTGACCCGGCGGGCGAGCAAGGACTTCTCGGAGGTCAGCACCCGGGTCGGCATGCGCGACTTCGAAGGACGCTCCTACGCCGGCTGGCACCGCCATGTGACGCTCTGCTCCGTGGCGCACGCGATCCTGGTGCTGTCCTCGGCACGCCGGCAGCGCCCCGGCGTCTCACACGAACTGTCCGCCTGA
- a CDS encoding shikimate dehydrogenase: MYTDRTPVGRTPPADRRGNRVAVLGSPVGRSLSPTLHRAAYAAMRLRWDYETIDCDASALPALFDSLGDDWAGLCLTTPLKRAVLPLVDEVSDLALDVGGADTVVLRDGRSFGDHCGVHGIVAALRQAGLGAPGSAVVLGGGVAACAALAALREVGVREPVVVVRERGHARETEAAAGRLGVSVDLHRFEELGRLLRGVAVVVSTLPAGAADALAPTVARSGAAVLDAACSAWPTRLAKAAGFVGGTVVHGLSPLLHRAERQIELLTGLTDVPVAAMRAAAHAELVRRAGLSAGPAVSGGQFV, translated from the coding sequence ATGTACACGGACCGAACCCCCGTGGGCCGGACGCCGCCCGCGGACAGAAGGGGCAACCGCGTGGCGGTGCTCGGATCGCCGGTGGGCCGCTCCCTGTCGCCCACGCTGCATCGAGCCGCCTACGCGGCGATGCGACTGCGCTGGGACTACGAGACGATCGACTGCGACGCATCCGCCCTGCCGGCGCTGTTCGACTCGCTCGGCGACGACTGGGCCGGGCTCTGTCTGACCACTCCGCTGAAGCGGGCCGTCCTGCCGCTGGTCGACGAGGTGTCGGATCTGGCCCTGGACGTGGGCGGCGCGGACACGGTGGTCCTGCGGGACGGCCGGAGTTTCGGTGACCACTGCGGCGTGCACGGCATCGTCGCCGCCCTACGGCAGGCCGGGCTCGGCGCGCCGGGATCCGCCGTGGTGCTGGGTGGCGGAGTCGCGGCCTGCGCGGCGCTGGCCGCCCTGCGGGAGGTGGGCGTCAGGGAGCCGGTCGTCGTGGTGCGCGAGCGCGGTCACGCCAGGGAGACCGAGGCGGCGGCCGGACGGCTGGGCGTCTCGGTCGACCTGCACCGCTTCGAGGAACTGGGCCGGCTGCTCCGGGGTGTCGCAGTGGTGGTCTCCACCCTGCCGGCCGGCGCGGCCGACGCCCTCGCCCCGACGGTCGCCCGCTCCGGCGCCGCCGTCCTCGACGCGGCGTGTTCGGCCTGGCCGACCCGGCTGGCCAAGGCGGCGGGTTTCGTCGGCGGCACCGTCGTCCACGGACTGTCTCCGCTGTTGCACCGGGCCGAGCGGCAGATCGAGCTGCTGACCGGTCTGACCGATGTGCCGGTCGCGGCGATGCGCGCCGCGGCCCATGCCGAACTGGTCCGGCGAGCCGGCCTGTCGGCCGGGCCCGCCGTCTCAGGCGGACAGTTCGTGTGA
- the wrbA gene encoding NAD(P)H:quinone oxidoreductase: MTNVAVIYYSSTGHVHTMAEAAAVAAEKAGAEVRLRRVEETASQSVVAASPEWAEHLAATAHVGRATLEDLEWADVLLFGTPTRFGLPAAQLKQFIDSTGDLWNQGRLVNKVVSSFTSTSTTHGGQESTLLALNNTFYHWGAIIVAPGYADPIQFAAANGNPYGTSHVSHDTTAPGEEKLDAIDFQARRAVEIATALNIGLKAL, translated from the coding sequence GTGACCAACGTCGCCGTCATCTATTACTCGTCCACCGGTCATGTGCACACGATGGCCGAGGCGGCCGCCGTGGCGGCCGAGAAGGCCGGCGCCGAGGTGCGCCTGCGCAGGGTCGAGGAGACCGCTTCGCAGTCCGTGGTCGCCGCGAGCCCGGAATGGGCAGAGCACCTCGCCGCCACCGCCCACGTCGGCCGGGCGACGCTGGAGGACCTGGAGTGGGCGGACGTCCTCCTGTTCGGCACACCCACCCGGTTCGGCCTGCCGGCCGCCCAGCTGAAGCAGTTCATCGACAGCACCGGCGACCTCTGGAACCAGGGCAGGCTGGTGAACAAGGTGGTCTCCTCGTTCACGTCCACCTCCACCACCCACGGCGGCCAGGAGAGCACCCTGCTGGCGCTGAACAACACCTTCTACCACTGGGGCGCCATCATCGTCGCCCCCGGTTACGCGGACCCGATCCAGTTCGCCGCCGCCAACGGCAATCCGTACGGCACCAGCCATGTGTCGCACGACACCACCGCTCCGGGCGAGGAGAAGCTGGATGCGATCGATTTCCAGGCCC